The following are from one region of the Hyalangium gracile genome:
- a CDS encoding DUF2019 domain-containing protein produces the protein MRLEELVAQFAENVAAQTDAIWRGDARTGNKHARKYGAAFDKLREHGDAGRDALAALFTHPRMDVRVAAAAVLLRHRTAEAKAVLEEAAKGEGLVPFKAAQALLRWEEGTWALDPA, from the coding sequence ATGAGGCTGGAGGAGCTCGTGGCGCAGTTCGCTGAGAACGTCGCCGCCCAGACCGATGCCATCTGGCGGGGAGATGCCAGGACCGGGAACAAGCATGCCCGGAAATACGGCGCCGCGTTCGACAAGCTCCGAGAGCATGGCGATGCGGGACGAGATGCACTAGCGGCACTGTTCACGCATCCCCGTATGGACGTCCGGGTAGCGGCTGCCGCAGTACTGCTCCGCCATCGAACGGCAGAGGCCAAGGCGGTCTTGGAGGAAGCTGCCAAGGGCGAGGGGCTGGTTCCATTCAAAGCGGCGCAGGCCTTGCTTCGGTGGGAGGAAGGCACCTGGGCCCTGGACCCGGCGTAG